One region of Thalassophryne amazonica chromosome 16, fThaAma1.1, whole genome shotgun sequence genomic DNA includes:
- the gper1 gene encoding G-protein coupled estrogen receptor 1, with product MIHPFEKHKLKHDNDVAAVDAYMRTQDSPTAVSMEVQTTSLVWIYANSMQLNASYEYNTTDLSENSDNYQSYFIGLFLSCLYTILLFPIGFIGNILILVVNLNHRDKMTIPDLYFINLAVADLILVADSLIEVFNLNEKYYDYAVLCTFMSLFLQVNMYSSIFFLMWMSFDRYVALAGSMSSSPLRTMQYAKLSCGLIWMASILATLLPFTIVQMQHRGEVHFCFANVFEIQWLEVTIGFLLPFSVIGLCYSLIVRILMRAQKHRGLWPRRQKALRMIVVAVLVFFICWLPENVFISIQLLQGTADPSRRTATTLWHDYPLTGHIVNLAAFSNSCLNPIIYSFLGETFRDKLRLFIKQKASWSVVNRFCHHGLDLHIPVRSDVSEV from the coding sequence ATGATTCATCCTTTTGAGAAACATAAACTGAAACATGACAACGATGTAGCAGCTGTAGATGCTTACATGCGCACCCAAGACAGTCCAACTGCAGTCAGCATGGAAGTGCAGACGACCTCCCTGGTCTGGATTTATGCCAACAGCATGCAACTGAACGCCTCCTACGAATACAACACCACAGATTTGAGTGAAAACTCAGACAACTATCAGTCTTACTTCATCGGCCTCTTCCTGTCCTGCCTGTACACCATCCTCCTCTTCCCCATTGGATTTATTGGTAACATCCTAATTCTGGTGGTGAATCTGAACCACAGGGACAAGATGACCATCCCCGACCTTTACTTCAtaaacctggctgtggcagatctcATCCTTGTAGCAGATTCTCTCATTGAAGTCTTCAATTTGAACGAGAAGTATTACGACTACGCCGTCCTCTGCACGTTCATGTCTCTCTTCCTGCAGGTCAACATGTACAGCAGCATCTTCTTCCTCATGTGGATGAGCTTCGACCGCTACGTGGCCTTGGCCGGCTCCATGAGCAGCAGCCCACTGAGGACGATGCAGTACGCAAAGCTGAGCTGTGGCCTAATCTGGATGGCGTCCATCCTGGCTACACTCCTGCCCTTCACCATTGTGCAGATGCAGCACAGGGGCGAGGTTCACTTCTGCTTTGCCAACGTATTTGAGATCCAGTGGCTGGAGGTCACCATCGGTTTTTTGCTACCCTTCTCCGTCATTGGCCTGTGCTACTCCCTGATTGTGCGCATCCTCATGAGGGCGCAGAAGCACCGTGGGCTGTGGCCACGGCGGCAGAAGGCCCTGCGCATGATCGTGGTGGCAGTTCTGGTGTTCTTCATTTGCTGGTTGCCGGAGAACGTCTTCATCAGCATTCAGCTGCTGCAGGGCACAGCCGACCCATCGCGGCGGACTGCTACCACGCTATGGCATGACTATCCGCTCACGGGTCACATTGTTAACCTGGCGGCTTTCTCCAACAGCTGCCTCAACCCCATTATCTACAGCTTTCTAGGAGAAACATTCAGGGACAAGCTGCGGCTCTTCATTAAGCAGAAGGCCAGCTGGTCAGTAGTCAACCGCTTCTGCCACCACGGCCTCGATTTACACATCCCTGTCAGGAGTGATGTGTCAGAGGTGTGA